The genomic DNA TGGTGTAATGGGTGATGAGTTAAATGAAAATACAGTGAAAATTGTCCCAATACATAATGAATATGTTTTGTTTTCAAGTGAACTACAAATCCCGATTAATCCAATGATTGGGGTAATTGGTACTGCACCGAAAGAAGAGAGCATTTCATGTGGCACACCGCATGATCACGGCGGGAATATGGACTGTAAAGAAATTAAAGAAGGAACAACACTACTACTACCAGTTAATGTCCCAGGAGCACTATTAGCATTAGGTGATTTACACGCAGCAATGGGTGATGGTGAAATTGGTGTTAGTGGTGTAGAGGTTGCTGGTGAGGTAACGGTAACAGTTCAAACGATAAAAGGAAAACAATGGCCATTACCAATGGCTATTCAAAAAGAAAAAATGATGACGATTGCTTCAGAGAAATTGTTAGATGATGCAGCAAATCGTGCTGTACGTAATATGGTGACATTTTTACATGAAGAATTAGCAATGTCTAAAGCTGATGCAACGCTTTTATTATCGGCAGCAGGTAATTTAAAAGTTTGCCAAGTTGTGGATCCGCTGAAAACAGCGCGTATGGAACTAGGAATGGATTATGTGGAGAAACTAGGATTTACTTTTAGTAAATTTCATATTAAATAGATAAGGGACGAAAAAGGATACTTTCGTATAAAAGCATCCTTTTTTTAATTTACTGATTTTGTGAAAAGAGGTAGTATTTATTTTATATAAGTATATTTGAGATTGTGGATTAAAAAGGAGTTCAATAATGGTCAAAATTATGATTGTAGAAGACGATATGAAAATTGCAGAACTATTATCGACACATGTTGCGAAATATGGTTATCAAGGAGTTATTGTATCGGACTTTCAAAATGTATTAAACATTTTTTTAGAAGAACAACCAGAGTTAGTTTTATTAGATATTAATTTACCGAGTTTTGATGGGTACTTTTGGTGTCGTCAAATTCGCGGAGTTTCAACATGTCCGATACTATTCATTTCGGCCCGTGAAGGCACGATGGATCAAGTTATGGCGTTAGAAAACGGTGGCGATGATTTTATTCCGAAGCCTTTTCATTATGAAGTTGTAGTGGCGAAAATTCGTAGTCATTTAAGACGTGCATATGGAGATTATGCACCGAAACTAGAAGAGCGAATGATTGAGCAACAAGGCCTTTGTTTATATCCTGAAAGGCTTGTATTGAAACTTAGAAACGACGAAATTGATATAACGAGAAACGAAGCTATTTTATTAGAGACATTAATGAAAAATTATCCGCGTGTTGTGAGTAGAGAAGTGTTACTTAATAAATTATGGGATAGTGAATCTTATGTTGATGATAATACATTAAGTGTAAATACAACACGTGTGCGTAAAAAGTTACAAACGTTACATATAGAAGGTGCGATTGAAACGATTCGTAGTGTTGGATATAGATTGCACATTACTTGGGATAATGGTATAGAAAAATGATAAGGTTGTTTATACGTGATCATATACCAGTTATTTGCTTTACCATAATTCAACTACTAGCTATATTTCTCGTATATTGGTTTGATGGGCATAATCATATTACAACGGCGTTATACGCAATGTTTCTAGGTGTTTTCTTTATGGGAAGTTATTTAGTATTTCGTTATTTTACACATCGTTCTTTTTATGAGCGCCTAGCAAACCCGATGCAATCTTTAGATGAATCTGTTCAAAAATCTGATTTTGCAGCTGTATCGGCTGCTCTTCAAGAACTACTTGAGGTGCAATATCGACATTATCAAAATCAGCTGCAAATACAAGAGAGAAAAAATAATGACCATTTAACCTTTATGAATCAGTGGATCCATCAAATGAAAACACCTTTATCTGTAATAGAATTAATTACACAGGATGAAGTAGATTCACGTTTTGAAAGTATAAATGAGGAAACAGACCGATTAAAAAAGGGATTGGAAATGGCTCTATATGTCGCACGATTAGAAGCGTTCACACAAGATTTTTATGTAGAAAGGTTACAACTACATAAAATAGTGAATGATTCGGTACATGAACATAAACGTTTCTTTATACGGAATTTTGTATATCCAGAGCTTGAAATTGATAAGGACATTACTGTAGAAAGTGATGTGAAATGGTTAAAGTTTTTAATCGGACAAATACTATCGAATGCGATTAAGTATTCATCAGGTAGTAGAGAAAAGATTAAAATGAAAGCTTGTAAGGAAGGTAATACCGTTATACTTGAAATTGCTGATAATGGCGTAGGTATACCGAAGCAAGATTTACCAAGAGTATTCAAACCTTTCTTTACAGGAGAAAACGGTAGAGATTTTAAAGAATCAACAGGAATGGGGCTATATCTTGTATATGAAATTACAAAACAATTAGGACATAGTGTGGAAATCCATTCAGAAGTTGGTAAAGGTACGGTAGTGCGAGTAATATTTTTTAATGTGTAAAAAGTAATCAAGGCTAAAGAACTTTGGAGATAAGTTTTTTAGCCTTGTTTTGTACCCTTGATAACATTGGAGAATGAAATATTCTATAGATAAGAGAGGCAAAATGAACCCAATAAGAATAAATGTAAGACTACATACATGAACCATTTTTTATAATAAAAATAGAATCTTATAGAAGTTGCGAATGATAGGAGGCTTGAAATGGATATTCGTAAAATGAAATATTTCATAACGGTGGCAGAAGAATTAAACTTTAGTCGTGCAGCAGAGCGTCTTATGATGGCACAACCGCCTTTAAGTCAAGAAATTCGAAAATTGGAAGAAGAATTAGGAGTTCAACTTTTTCACCGGACAAAAAGGATGGTTGAGCTTACCGAGGCGGGGAAAGTCTTTTTAGAAGGTGCTAGGCAAACATTACTTCAAGTAGATAGAACGATTAAAGAAACACAGCTTGCAGATGAAGGGAAAATCGGGCATTTAATCATCGGTTTTGTCGATTCTACAGAAACAGTTATAGGCATATTAAAAACATTTCGAGAACGTTTTCCAAAAATTCAGCTCATATTACGTGAGATGACAACAGACCAACAAATAAAAGCGCTTTACGAAAAACAAATTCATATTGGATTTATTCGTTCGGAGCAAAATAATGAAATATTATCTTCTGAAGTTTGTTCTGAAGAGTGTTTAAAGTTGGTTTTGCATGAAAATCACCCTTTCGTTTCGTTACCTAATATTTCAATCAAATCATTAGTGGAGGAACCATTCATTTTATTTCCTCGTCATTTCGGTACAAATTTTTATGATTTAATTATTAGTTACTTTTGGAAATATGGGGTAAGTTTAAATATTGTTCAAGAAGCAGTTCAAATGCAAACGATTGTAAACTTAGTTGCAGCTGGAATGGGGATTTCTGTCGTTCCATCCTCGGTGGAAAGCTATAAAAAATCAGGAGTGATGTATAAAGATATTCTAGAAAATACACCGGAAATAAATTTATATGCTGGATGGAGGAAGGATGAAAAGTCTGTCGTGTTAAAGAACTTTTTAACAGTTGTTAGAGAGGTTTATATGACTTCCCACAGCCCATCTTTATAGGATGGGCTGTGGGAAGTTGGCAAGGGGTGTTTATTTATAGATAAAACTTACTCATGATTCAACCTGTTTTACTAGTATCATACTCAGCGAAACCTTTTAATACACTGTCAATCTGATCCATAATTTCAGGTTGCAATTTAACACTAGAAGCAATTACATTTTCTCTTATTTGTTCCGGATTTGAAGCACCAATAATTGCAGAAGAAACAGCTGGATTTTGTAATACCCAAGCAACTGCGAGTTGAGATAAGGTAAGGTTAATTTCTTGTGCGATAGGTTTAATTTCCTGGATAGCGGTAAGCACATCATCACTCATCCAACGTTGCACGAGTTTGTCAAAAAACGGTTTTCCAGCATCGGAGTTAGCACGCGATTGATTCGGTAATGGTTTACCAGGTTGATATTTTCCTGTAAGAATACCTTGTGCAAGTGGCGACCATACGATTTGGCCAAGTCCCTCACGTTGACATGTTGGAATCACATCAGTTTCAATAACTCGCCATAACATCGAATATTGAGGTTGGCTAGCGATAAATGGAATGTTCAATTCGCGTGCAAGTGCTGCACCACGGGTAATTTGTTCTGATGTCCATTCGCTTACGCCTAAATAGAGAACCTTACCTTGTCTTACAAGATCTGAGAAAGCTAACATTGTTTCCTCAAGAGGAGTTGTTATATCAAATCTATGTGCATAATAAATATCGATATAGTCTGTCTGTAATCGTTTTAACGATGCATTACAATTTTCTATAATATGTTTTCTTGATAATCCACGATCATTTTTTCCAGGACCGGTCGGATGGCATACTTTTGTACATAGTTCTATACTTTCTCGGCGTATACCTTGCAAAGATCGGCCAAGTACTTCCTCAGCTATCGTGTCCGAATAAACATCAGCAGTATCGAACGTTGTAATTCCAACATCTAGTGCGGCTTTTACACAATCATTTGCAGTATCTTCGTTTACTTTTCCACCATGGTTTATCCAGTTCCCGTATGCGATTTTACTTACTGTTAATCCACTGTTTCCTAGTTTACTAAATTCCATTGTAGAACCACCCCTTAAAAATGATACCTTTATTATAAGAACTGAAATTTAGTATGTATAATATATGATTTATGATGAATTTATATAAAATTTATATAAGAGGGAATGCTTACAATTTTATTGCTAGGGAAAGCTAAAGCAAGTAGTACAACAAATGTGGCTGATACTTGTTCGATATGAAGTGAAGAAATAATGAATAGACCTTAAAAGAAAGCAATCTTTTTTAGCAGCACAAATAATTGTATTTACTCATACAGTACTATTATGGTACAATATGGTTACTAATGAGGGAAAGGAATGATGGGTGGACGATGATTAACTAATCTTATTTTTAAATGTTGAAATTCAATAAATTTCAATTTCTAAAAAATAGGATTAGTCTGCCCGATTTCCATACAACGGTATTGCTATTTATGTTGCGTAATAGCTTATTTGGGTGTAAATATTTTAACGACTAATCCTGCCAAATTTATTTGGGAGGATTTTTTTATTCTCCCTTAATGAAAGGGATCGGTATTATGAAAGAACTATTAAAATTAAATGATGTTTATGTTGAAATAAAAGAAAATATGTTGTTAGAGAAAATGAATGTGACAGTAAAACAAGGGGATGTTATCGGATTAATTGGTAAAAACGGTGCTGGTAAATCAACGTTACTTCAATTAATAAATGGAAAGATTGAGCCTTCAAAAGGGATTGTTGAATGGCAGCAAATGAATATGACAACCGCATATGTTGAGCAAGAAATAGAATCTTTTATTAGTAACGATGTAATTGCAAAAGAAGCAGAACTGCTTGCGAAATGGGGCGTGCCAACGAACGATTTTCATACTTTAAGTGGTGGTGAAAAGTTAAAAATTCGATTAGCAAAAGGATTTGCTAAAAATCCTAATGTCTTAATATTAGACGAACCGACAAATCATTTAGATGAAATGAGTACGGAATTTCTCATTAAACAAATAAAAAATATGAAAGGTACAGTTATCGTTGTATCGCATGATCGATATTTTTTAGATGTTGTCGCAACAAAAATATGGTCAATTGAGGACAAAAAATTAATTGACCATAGTGGTAATTATACAAGTTACATGAAAGCACGTGAGCAAAGAAGGAAGTCGCAGCAGCGAGAATATGAAAAGCAGCAAAAAAAGATAGAACAAGTAGAAACACATATAAAAGAATTAAGTTCATGGTCACAAAAGGCACACGCGCAGTCTACAAAACAAGAAAGTTTTAAAGAGTTTTATCGTGTAAAAGCGAAACGAATGGATGCGCAAGTGAAGTCAAAAAGAAAACGTCTCGAAAAAGAGCTGGAGAAAACGAAAGTAGAACGTGTGAAAGAAGAGTATTCAATTGAGTTCTCTATTCAAGCGAGTAAAAAAGTAGGAAAACGCTTTTTAGAAGTAAAGCAATTAAAAAAAGAATTTAATGGAAAAGCATTATTTGAAAACGTTAATTTTACAATTCAGCACGGTGAGAAAGTTGCAATTGTTGGACCAAACGGTAGCGGGAAAACAACATTACTGAAGATGATTATGGGAGCGGAAACTGCTGAAGGAGAAATATGGATTTCACCATCTGCAAACATCGGTTATTTAACACAAGAGGTTTTTGATTTGCCACTGGACAAAACGCCAGAAGATTTATTTTTTAAAGAGACGTTTGAAGAAAGAGGAAAAGTCCAAAATTTAATGAAACATTTAGGGTTCCAAGCTTCTCAATGGAAAGAGCCGATTGAGCATATGAGTATGGGAGAAAGAGTAAAATGTAAGCTAATGGCTTATATTTTAGATGAAAAAGATGTACTCATTTTAGATGAACCGACGAATCACTTGGATCTACCTTCACGTGAACAACTTGAAAATACATTAGCTGAGTATAACGGAACATTAATAATTGTTTCTCACGATCGATATTTTCTAGAGAAAACAACTAACATAAAACTCGTGTTTTTAAACAATACGATACAAAAGCAGCTAGAAGAACCTACTAAAACAAGAGATAATATTGAAGAGCTACGTTTAACGTTAGAAACAGAGAGACAAGAAGTATTAGGGAAATTAAGCTTTTTAACTTCTAACGACAAAGAATATAAAGAACTTGATGAACGATTTATAGAACTTACGAAGCAGATAAAGGCGTTATAACGTAAGTAAGGGGAATTAACATGGGAGAAGAGAGTTCAACTAAGTTATTTAGAATAGATTGTGGAGATATATACTTGCAAGGGTTTATGGTCAAAGATGCAGAAAGTATTTATAAAATAGCCAATCAACCGGAAATAGAAAAGTTTTTACCAGACTGGAAATCGACGAAAGAACAAAGGGTGGATTGGATTGCAAATTATGAAATACCAGCAAACAAAGCATTTCTTGAGGCAGTGAAAACTACGAATAACATAGATAATCATATGTTAAAGCTAGGAATATTTAAGGAAGCTACAAATGAATGCATTGGATGGTGCTGCACAGGCATGAAAGAAGAACTCCCTTCACCAAACAGAGAGATAATGTATGCTATCTCAAATAAACATCAAAATCATGGCTATGCTACAAAAGCGACTAAAGGCTTAATTGACTATTTGTTTAAAGAAACAAATTTAATTGTCCTTAACGCAATTACTTTAATTAACAATGTACCATCAAATAAAGTTATTAAAAAATGCGGGTTTACTTATTTGAGTGAACACAAGATAGCAAATCAACTATATAATCATTATGTATTGAGTAAATCTGAATGGATAAAAAATATTGTGCAGTAAAAGGAATTAATACGAAATCATAAAAAAGCTTAGAGCTAAAACTCTAAGCTTTTTTATATTCATTTTATCCCGCATAGGTACCTTAATCTTTATCATTCACGAATGTTTACACATTTTAGTAATAAGTAAAAAAGGGGATATTAGCTTAACATTTAGTAAAAGATTTTTTGGGCTAAATACAAATGCAGTCTTATCCAAAACGAGATTTTGGGTCTTTATGAGCTTGCCTATTATTGTATTATCAGTAGTACCTGCCATGATGTCGTTCTTTGTATCAGGAAATATTAAATCAATTTTATTATTTATATGTTGGATAAACACATTCATTTCCGCCTCAGATATTTACAATTCGTTTTTGATTGCAATGAAACCGAAGCACTCATTTTTTTTTGCAGAGGTTATTATAAAGTGAAATAGTATTTAATGGGTAACTCAAATATGCTTTAACTACATACAACAGTTAAAATATAATATTTGAAAGTAAAAAGACCGATAAAAATCGGTCTTTTCATATTAATAAAATAAAGATTAGAAAATAGCATTGTAATTCAAACCAATATGCAAATATTATAAGATAGATATGCTTTGTTTATAGATTGAAAATAGGTTTGTTATCAGTTTTTTTAGAAATCTTACAAGCGTGTAAGATAAATGAAAGATGAATCAATATGAGCTGTAAGACAATTCATTTACACTCTATAGTGAGCGGTGGAAATGAAGGGAGAATATAAATGGAAATTTTGCAGGCAAATAGTATTAGTAAAGTATATAGAGGGAAAGTACCTTTTAAAGCATTAGTAGATATTGATTTATCAATTCAAGAAGGTGAATTTGTAGGAATTATGGGCCCGTCAGGTAGTGGGAAAACAACGTTATTAAATATGGTATCTACTATTGATTCTCCATCATCGGGAGAAATATTTATTAATGGTACAAATCCTTTCCAATTATCATCAGAAGAATTAGCGTTATTCCGCAGAAAACAATTAGGATTTGTTTTCCAATCATTTAATCTTCTTAGCACACTTACTGTAAAAGAAAACATCGTATTGCCGATGACTTTAGATGGTGTTTCTGTGCAAGATATGAACAAACGAGTGGAAGAGATTGCACAGAAATTAAACATTATAGATATATTGAGTAAAAGAACGTTTGAAATATCAGGGGGACAAGCTCAAAGAACAGCAATTGCTCGTGCGATCGTTCATAAGCCGCAATTGTTACTTGCAGATGAACCAACAGGGAATTTAGACTCTAAATCTTCAAATGATGTAATGGAGATGCTTGATACTCTAAATAAAGAAGAAAAAGCAACGATGATGTTAGTTACACATGATCCGTATGCAGCGAGCTTTTGCAGCCGAGTAATCTTTATTAAAGATGGTCAACTATATAACGAAATTTATTGTGGTGAAAGTAGGCAAACTTTTTATCAAAAGATTATGGATGTCCTTTCTTTGTTAGGAGGGAAAAGGCATGACTTTTCGTCAGTTCGCATTTAATAATATTTTTCGCAATAAGCGTACATATGCTGCCCATTTTTTAAGTAGTGCATTTTCTATTATGATTTTCTTTACGTATGCTCTTTTATTATTTCATCCTGATTTACAAGGTGAGTTGAAATCGACAAGTGCAACAATAAGTGCATTTGGTACATTGGGATTTTCAGTTTCGCAAGGATTGATTTTTGTATTTTCATTTTTCTTCATTCTATATTCAGTTAGTTCGTTTTTAAAAACGCGTAAGAAAGAATTTGGTATTTTAATGATGCAAGGTATGTCAATGAGACAGCTTAAGAAATTATTATTAATTGAAAATATGTTGATTGGACTTGGTTCAATTTGTATAGGGATTTTCATTGGACTCATATTTTCTAAACTAGTCTTATTGATAAGTGCAAGTGTATTAATGATTAATAATGGTTTACCTTTTTATATACCAGTGCAGGCTGTATTATTAACAGTTATTACATTTCTTTTCTTGTTTTTAATTGTTTCATTATTTACATTTAAAATGATAAAAGTAACGGAACTTGTGGAACTTATTCAAGCAGAGGAAAAGCCAAAACCTGAACCGAAATCTTCAGTTTTATTATCGATACTTTCTTTAATTAGTATAGGGTATGGATATTTTTCAGTATTTCGCTTCATACCAAGTACCAATTTTATTACGCTTGGAATAGGTGTGCTTCTAGTAATCATAGGAACGTACTTTTTATATACACAGTGTAGCGTGTATATACTGCACCTTGCTAAAAGGAGAGAATCTTTCTTTTTAAAGAGAACAAATATATTAACATTTTCTGAATTAATTTACCGTATGAAAGATAATGCAACGATGTTTTTTATAGTATCTATTGTTTCAGCAGTTGCATTTACAGCAATTGGTACAACGGCCGCAATTGGAAATAGGGATTTGGTAAGGATGACAAATCCGTATACATTTTTGTATGGAAGTTTTGAAAATGACAAAGTATTGAATAAAAATCTTTCTATTATAAAAAAACACCTTTCTGATGCTAATATTCCGTATCGAATGGCTTCATCTTCATATATATACACAGAAAATGGCGTAAATGTAATGAAGTTAAGTGAATACAACGATCTTGCTAAAGCACTAGGCTATCAACAAGAAACAATTGAAAAAGAAGATGAAATTTTATTAATTCCTGGAGTCGTATCACAAAAACAAGAATTTAAAAATGGCGAGTATAAAAAGAATATAGAAGTCATTCAAGGTGACTGGACAAAGACATTTCATGTGAAAAAAGCTGTAGAAAATTTAGTTTTACCACATGATTCTAGAACTATTTATATCGCTGTTCAAGATCAGGTATATGATGGAATACCTCTTACTAGTGACCCAGTTAATAAAGAAATTCCATATCGTACTTACGGATTTGTTGTAGATGATTGGATAAAAACGAAAGAGATTTCAAATCAATTAAAGAGTATATTCGATAAAAATCTTAGGGACAGAGATTTCTACTTTGAAGCTTTAACATTAAACTTGTTGGAAGCAAAGCAAAAGAATGGTTTATTACTTATGGTAAGTATTTTAGTTGGAATCGTCTTCTTTACATTCGCCGCTAGTTTTATTTATTTCCGATTATATACAGATTTGGATCGCGACCAACAGCAATATAAAATGATTTCGAAAATGGGATTAAGTAAAGGTGAGTTGAAAAAAGTTGTAACGAGGCAGTTATTATTAATGTTCTTTTTACCAATTTTCGTTGCAGTGATTCATACTGTAGTTGCTTATATAGCATTACAGCAATTAGTCGATTTTTCTATCATAAATAGCTCTATCGTTATTTTAATTTCATTTATATGTATACAAGTTTTATATTTCTTTATAACCCGTTGGCGTTACCTGCAAAAGCTTTATAAGGTTATGGAGCAATAGAATTTATTAGCTTGTAAGACTACACTAAAGTATGTGGAAAAATGAACTGTATGATGAAAGGAATCGTGATGAAAAGAATATTAACTATTTTTATGTTAACTATAATACTTTTAATAAGCTTTAGTGCATGTTCTAAAAAGGACAACTCATTTCCTGCAAACGGTGTATTAATTATTGGAGATGAAAATAATATTTCACCAATTATTAATCGTTATCAGGAAATTACGGAAGAAAATGAAGTGTTTTCTGTGAAAAAAGGGGAAGTTGGAAATGGAAATGTCTTAATTTTAAATGAATCTACAGCACAAGCATTGATTAAAGAAAAACTTTTTCGAAAACAAGATAATGGCTCCAATTATATTATAGATACGTTACCGAAATTCCCAAAAGAAGGGTCACTATTATTTACAAGTGAAGACGATAAGACTATGAAAAGTATTAAAATAGGAGGGGAAGAGATTCCTGTTACATACGATAGTGATGCCTGGATAGGTAACAATCGTAAATATTCAACGGAATGGTATATGATTGTAGCAAAAAATAGTGTGTATAAAGAAATAAAGGCAAATGAAATGAAAATGCATCTTCTTCATTTGAAAAAATCTCTAGGTGACGAAAAACCTAAAATGTCGACAGATAATACATTGGTTAATGAAAATGTTAAAGTAAAAAAACTAATTAAAGGTTTGGAAGGAAAAGTATCTTTCCAGTTTGTAACGATTGGAGAAAAATCATAAAAAAAGAGTTCGAGGTTGATAGAAACTTTATCACCCCCGAACTCTTTTTAGTTTGTAGACCAATCAAATATTATGCTTTACATTACTTCATTTAATCGAGTCTCGTTTGTTTCCTCAATCGCATTTGAATTTTGAACTGAATTATTTTGGGCTTCTTTTTCTTTACGAGCCTTTTGTAGCATTTCAAGGATGATCCATAAAGGAACACCTTTATCCTTTAACATCTTCCATAAATCTAATTCATTAAATTTATGCTCAGGCTGTTTCATTTCTTTTTCAGATGAACGAATATCAAACTTGATAGGATCATTTACTTTCTTACTTTCCAGTTTAGTAGAAGAGATAGTATTATGCTCAAGAGTAGATGGAGTTATTTTAGTAGGTTGAGATAATGTATGAATATTTGATCCGATTTGCATGCTTTTTCCTCCTTTTCAAGCAATGAGATTAGTTTTCTTATGGTTTTTAAATTTTTTTAACATGAGGAAACTATATCTAATTATAAATTCAAATAAACAGATTTACAAGTTGTATTGTAAAAAGTAAATGTTCACTTGAATTAATATTTATCAACAATTGTATATGTTTTCTATATATACAACGTATATAAAATACTTTACATTATGTTTAAGTTGTTAAAACATTGTGTTAATTTTTAGAAGAAAAATGTAAACGTTTTATTAGGGGGAGAAAGTATGGGGAAGTTATTTTTAAAAATATGTTTTTTCGCATTAGTGACCTTATGTTCATTCGTAGCGAAAATATCATATGCTGAAGAGAGGCAACCAAATAATTATCCTATCATATTGGTGAATGGATTTGCTGGATGGGGTAGAGAAGAAATGCTTGGCGTAAAGTATTGGGGTGGTGTTCATGATATACAGGAAGATTTGAAACGAAATGGTTATACGGTACATACCGCAGCTGTTGGACCTGTTTCTAGTAACTGGGATCGTGCATGTGAATTGTATGCGCAAATTAGCGGTGGCACAGTAGACTATGGTGCCTCGCATGCTGAGAAACATGGACATAATCGTTTTGGCAGAACTTATAGTGGTTTTACGCCGAATTGGAGTGAAACAAATAAAGTTCATTTAGTTGGGCATAGCATGGGTGGACAAACGATTAGAACATTAGTACAGCTATTAAAAGAAGGTAGTTTTGAAGAAAAGAATTATGCGAAAAATCACCCAGACACCAAAATATCACCACTATTTGAAGGCGGAAAATCATATGTTCATAGTGTTACAACATTAGCAACCCCTCACAACGGTACAACACTTGCGGATGGTAGTCTTCTGCTGCCGTTCGTTAAAGATTTACTCATTACAGCTGCGAGCTTTGGAGGAAACAATAATTTATCTTTATATGAT from Bacillus cereus G9842 includes the following:
- a CDS encoding ABC transporter permease; translation: MTFRQFAFNNIFRNKRTYAAHFLSSAFSIMIFFTYALLLFHPDLQGELKSTSATISAFGTLGFSVSQGLIFVFSFFFILYSVSSFLKTRKKEFGILMMQGMSMRQLKKLLLIENMLIGLGSICIGIFIGLIFSKLVLLISASVLMINNGLPFYIPVQAVLLTVITFLFLFLIVSLFTFKMIKVTELVELIQAEEKPKPEPKSSVLLSILSLISIGYGYFSVFRFIPSTNFITLGIGVLLVIIGTYFLYTQCSVYILHLAKRRESFFLKRTNILTFSELIYRMKDNATMFFIVSIVSAVAFTAIGTTAAIGNRDLVRMTNPYTFLYGSFENDKVLNKNLSIIKKHLSDANIPYRMASSSYIYTENGVNVMKLSEYNDLAKALGYQQETIEKEDEILLIPGVVSQKQEFKNGEYKKNIEVIQGDWTKTFHVKKAVENLVLPHDSRTIYIAVQDQVYDGIPLTSDPVNKEIPYRTYGFVVDDWIKTKEISNQLKSIFDKNLRDRDFYFEALTLNLLEAKQKNGLLLMVSILVGIVFFTFAASFIYFRLYTDLDRDQQQYKMISKMGLSKGELKKVVTRQLLLMFFLPIFVAVIHTVVAYIALQQLVDFSIINSSIVILISFICIQVLYFFITRWRYLQKLYKVMEQ
- a CDS encoding lipoprotein BA_5634 family protein, translating into MKGIVMKRILTIFMLTIILLISFSACSKKDNSFPANGVLIIGDENNISPIINRYQEITEENEVFSVKKGEVGNGNVLILNESTAQALIKEKLFRKQDNGSNYIIDTLPKFPKEGSLLFTSEDDKTMKSIKIGGEEIPVTYDSDAWIGNNRKYSTEWYMIVAKNSVYKEIKANEMKMHLLHLKKSLGDEKPKMSTDNTLVNENVKVKKLIKGLEGKVSFQFVTIGEKS
- a CDS encoding DUF3914 domain-containing protein, which produces MQIGSNIHTLSQPTKITPSTLEHNTISSTKLESKKVNDPIKFDIRSSEKEMKQPEHKFNELDLWKMLKDKGVPLWIILEMLQKARKEKEAQNNSVQNSNAIEETNETRLNEVM
- a CDS encoding esterase/lipase family protein produces the protein MGKLFLKICFFALVTLCSFVAKISYAEERQPNNYPIILVNGFAGWGREEMLGVKYWGGVHDIQEDLKRNGYTVHTAAVGPVSSNWDRACELYAQISGGTVDYGASHAEKHGHNRFGRTYSGFTPNWSETNKVHLVGHSMGGQTIRTLVQLLKEGSFEEKNYAKNHPDTKISPLFEGGKSYVHSVTTLATPHNGTTLADGSLLLPFVKDLLITAASFGGNNNLSLYDFKLDQWGIKKIAGESFFQYSNRILNSSLWKNTKDISQWDLSTDGAKELNNWVKTQPDVYYLSYSGHASQAAPITGLHLPHITMNKVLMGNAFFLGSYARYEENRPLVDTSWWQNDGVVNTNSMIAPISNVAVNNHESLQVGKWNHIETKANWDHLDMVGLSVSDSLGFSSIQEFYRTIAEKLSRLPK